Within the Medicago truncatula cultivar Jemalong A17 chromosome 4, MtrunA17r5.0-ANR, whole genome shotgun sequence genome, the region CACTCTGATGAAAAATTAAATGCTGGCCAATCATCTTTGCAGCTATCAGGATGCAATCGAGGACATTACGAAAAGAATGGGTGCTGGAATGGCGAAATTCATTTGCAAGGAGGTAAGTTATTATACATGTATTCTGTTCTGCTTACGTTTCTTTAATAACTGTTAGAATACAATTAATGTGGTTAACGTCTGTGATTGACGGGGTGCTATACGGTTTGTTATTCTTTTTGATGTTGTGGCTATCTAgtagtttgatttttatgatttaGTGGGAGGGCAATATAATCAAAAGTCGTGAGGACAAACAGTAATGTAGTGCTATGGAAGTGCAACATTTTTGTAGTAGTTTGATACTATACCACTATCAATGCATCTATCTCAAGTTCTTATTTCCAGAGATCTATCTTTCACAGGGATTTCTGCCATGTTTTTTAATTAGGAAGATCATCTTGATTTATGCTAAGAATTTTCTCTGATTTGCAGGTAGAAACAGTTGATGACTACGATGAATATTGTCACTATGTGGCTGGACTTGTTGGGCTGGGTTTATCAAAGCTTTTCTATGCCTCTGGTAAAGAAGATCTGGCTACAGACAAACTTTCAAATTCAATGGGTTTGTTTCTTCAGGTATCATGATAGTAATAATGTAACACATAGCAAAAGAATATGCTCACAGATATTTACTTACGTCCAGTTAACCTTTTGAGATTGCAGAAAACCAACATTATTCGAGATTATCTGGAAGACATCAATGAGATACCAAAGTCACGCATGTTTTGGCCACGGCAGATCTGGAGTAAATATGTTAGCAAACTTGAGGTTTGGCTCtataaaaatttctatttattcCAATCTAAATCATTTTTTCACCTTTTTCTCCCCCATTTCATGATTCTCagataaatttgtaaaaattgAGGCTTTGATGGTGAAACAGCTTTCTTTGCGTACTGTTATGTTATCATACTCATGAGTGTCTTTTTGActattttgtgtctgattgtcAAATGTATAATTTGCTTCTTTGGTgctccaatttttttcttcttcttttctttcatccAGGACTTGAAATATGAGGAAAACTCCGTTAAGGCTGTGCAATGCTTAAATGACATGGTCACTAATGCTTTGCTGCATGCTGACGATTGCTTACAATACATGTCTGCATTACGAGACTCCTCTAATTTTCGCTTTTGTGCTATTCCTCAGGTGTTATTCTTTTACttaattatttacttattaCTTAACTGTCATGTAGACCGTGTTACTCATGCAATGTTATAACATAATTTGTCATTGTATTGAGTTAGAAGTATTTTTAATTTGCATCCCATGCCTAGATTTAGAAGTGCTCAATCAATAGCGGTTTCCGATTCAAGTTCaaacaaatatgaaataatattatattattatccgTTCTTTAAGTTCAATGCTGCCTGAAAGATGCGTGGTAGTAATACTGTCGTTATACCAATCTTTGTGTACCACAACTGTTTTACAAAAATGTACAGATGAACATTAAATAAAAGTACttggttttaattttcatatttaatgtATGTGAATATGAGATAGATTTCTTTCTATGGCTGATAATTATTTAGATTATGAGTGTCATCGTGTGTAGCTATAATGCTATACATTTTGGTCATGGTTAAAAAGTGGGTTGATTTGACTAGTGCTTAATTGGAtcttaaacaacaaaaatatttcatGCTTAGAACTACTAACATTTGGCCAATTATCATGgagtggaaaaataaaaatcatgtgattccttttttttttggcttgataaaaattaaatctacaCACCAACGAGGGTTGGATCTAGGGGAAGGGGCTAGACTCCCACAATGTGGCGAACCAAAGTTTGACTCCTAGCTGGGAGAGGTACCCACATTTAGTGCTCGGCATGCCTCAAATAGGATTACCTCCAGTTGAGGGAACCTATGGGAAaccaaagaataaataaattaaatctgCACTATGAAAGCGAGCAAAAAATGGTTTGTTGAAACTAAACTCAAAACTCAAAATGAACCATACATTATCTCCAACTAATTGTGTGGATCTTATTTTTCCTTAATACATTTACAGTTAattttttggttagtttttttttcttcttctctgtaTCATTTCCTAttgatatgtatttttttttctactgcTTGTGTAAATACAATGGCTATTTTCATACTTTTTCCTAGTAACTTTCATGCTTATTTCATGTATTTCCTAACAGGTAATGGCAATTGGAACACTTGCAATGTGCTACAACAACATTGGTGTCTTCAGAGGTGTAGTTAAAATGAGGCGAggtaagaaaaaatatttgatatgatTTATCTTGTAATTTAATTTAGTAACAGGGTAAGCATAATGCTAACATTTGTATAAGACTGGGAAAAGGAATGTGAGTACCTATGAATAGTGAATTACTGCAATTTTCCATGTTACTTTCTGCTAAATCAATGTTCTTAAGACTAGCATTCTGGGATCCCCTTCGTTGCACGTTTGTACACATTTGTACAGTGGTCTGCTCAATGTCATTGAACATATTTTGTTGAGTTCTCTAATTGGATCTAGGATGTTCAAATATTGAAAGCTAAATAGTGGACATTCCTAGTTTTTGAATGTACTAATAATACTCGATCTAGATTCAATAGCTTAGGCATATATATAGTTTCCTCTcatttcatttgaaaatatatGGTTTTATCGGGGATTTCTAATGGACTAGCTGCTTGCTGTTAGTGTTCTTTGCTCATTGTTACATTGTGtttctttaaagaaaaagaaagttgaaCTAACTGTTATGCCTTCATTTTGGTTACGATTTATAGGTCTAACTGCCAAAGTGATTGACCGAACCAAGACTATGGCTGATGTCTATGGTGCTTTCTTTGATTTTGCTTCCGTGTTGGAGTCCAAGGTATGAAGCATCCCTGGGGTCCTAAACAAAGTATGATTAGATTTGTAAAAAGAATGTGGATGCTACTCGTGTTTTACACCTGATGATGCTCctattttatattctataatAGCAAACACATTAATTGTTAGTGGGTGAAGAAGAAAAGTTGATGCATAGACTCCcttgcatatgaattttcatGTATTTATAGGTGTTGTGTATAGGCATTTTTCTTGAAGCACTGTAGGAGCAATACTGCAATTGATACGTGTCACGGCCTTGACTGAACAATTAAGCCAGCTACAGCCTTGTGTGTTTTGGAATTCTTGTTTGATTGCAAAGTCTCCCAATTTTTGCAAGCCTAGGTTATTCTACCCTGAATTTCGTGTTGAAGAATCATAGCTTTTTAAGGCTCTGTGATTAGttaggaaaacaacatcttAGTCAGTCTCTTGATTTTTGCTCATCAATGACTTGGCTTACACAAGTGCACAGAAAAATTTCCTGGCTGAGTGTGATACCGATTTGTTATTTTCCCAACAGAACATTTAATAACTCTTAATTGTCACTAGTCACCCACCCTTCATTCCGTAGCTCCATAATTTATATAAAGCTGGCTTTTTCCTACTAAAAGGATTCATCATTTTCCACTGTAGGTTGACAAAAATGATccaaatgcaacaaaaacatcgagCAGGCTGGAAGCTATACAGAAAACTTGCAGAGAATCTGGTCTCCTAACCAAAAGGCATATACAAATATCCGAATACTTTAAAAAGTATCTTTTTACCATTCACagtctaacaatttttttattgattgaagCAGGAAATCTTACGTTTTGAGGAATGAGAGCGGATATGGCTCTACCATGGTACACATTTTTTCTCTCCccctttttcttgttttaacTTGGTCCTTcatttctaaaaatataaacTGATTTAAACTATCGCTGCAGATTCTCTTACTGGTCATCTTGTTTTCCATCATTTTTGCTTATCTCTCTGCCAATCGTCACAATAACTAATGTAagttcttttgttaattttgtttttggtaaacagTATTTTCAATGTATGGTAGAATGTgtaagaaattaacaaaattatccTTTCTGATGAAATAGTTCAATTCTTTTTTGTAGCAACGGGTATTTTGGCCTTCGCAAGCATGGATAGCAACAGAACAGTGGTAGCATGGCCCACTCACGGAATGTGAATTTGCATGCATGGGAGCGATATTTGATGCGtgcatttgaaaattgtgtattctatTTGAATGAGTAGTAGATATAGATATAGTTCCTAGTTTCCTACGTTGGGTTGAACTTTACCTCTACATTCACCCATAAAATTATGATTGTTATGCGTGTTGTCAGTTATTTAAATGTTTTCCAAACGAGTGCTACGGAGATCAAAACTCCCTCCTCCCCCTTCTTTGTCTAACCTTGGGTTTTATGCCATGATTGTTTACTGTTGCATTCTTGCATTTAGTTTAGTAGTTAGTTAAATAATCAAACTCCTAGAACTCGAACCAAACTTAATATCATTCAGATTATGGTTTTTGCGAAGTGAAGATTAGAAAAATTCGGACACAATACAATCTTGTACCATACTAGGTACAATTAGCCATGAACACAGTCAAGACTACAGTTTGAATAAGATGGAAGATGGTTTTTTGATTGTTTGCTAGCATTCACTtgcactactagaaaaagcaaaattagcgagggaaattagtgacggaaaaaagaaaattcctcacaaatttcatggtcgcaaaatttagtgacggaattagagagggatttcacgttttccctcacaaaatttccctcactaatatttgtttttttagtagtgttgAAAGATAATTGTCGAACAGTTTAATGTAGATCCAATTTTAGTTGATTTTGGTAATATGCAATAGAACCATTCTgcattttgataaatttataatGTAATCAACTTCTGAATTTGtaacaatttaatattttgcatGAAATTGGGTATATGCCATCATCCCGTTATGTGTAGAGTGAAAGTTAAGAATGGGGGCGGGTGTGTGAGAATGAGATTGAGTTGCTATAGATGAATGCTTTTGGGGTGTTCATGAGCACCAATCAAGATGAAGTTCCTGAATGGTTAACAAGTAGATTTGGAGGTGTGTGCAGCCTGACGGAAAGCATCCTAAGTCGTTGATTCCAAAATTTCTGTGCAGTGTAGATATGATGACAGAATTTTTCTGAGGGGAATTTCCAGCTTAGACAATACTTCCTTCATAAACAAAAAGGACCATAAATTGACTTCAACAGCTGCCTTCCATTTCTGCATTGACCTGATTTCCGATTCTAGTTGTTTTTGGAAACAAGTAAGATGAAGCTTTCCTCATTTTGATGTGACCAGTTACAGATGGTTAATTGGGAAGCTTCTTCATCTAACAACTCGACAGGACATTTGTTTTGTCAAACGACGACTAAACTAGTTACTACGCAACCCCGCTATAAAACATTTTAAAGCTGCTCAGAGGATACTGCAATACTTGAAGGATTCTCTAGGTATTATGTTTTCTAATGACTCATTCCTTCCATCAATGATTGGATTCAAGGATGTCTATTGGACTGGTTGTCTTGATAGTCGCAAATCAGTTAGTGCTCATTGACTTTTTATAGGTAAATCTCTCATTAGATGGAGACCTATGCTAGCCTATCTCTGGCAATTAGTCATTTCCCTTTATTCACTAGGtgattcatcaacatttttatctCCAATGTTTAAGTTTTCTAATACAAAGTTCAAGTTCATTTTCTAATAGAGCGACCATAGTATTCATGTATTCATTCACTTTCATCCCTACAGCACATGCTTTGATCACATGAAGTTGCAAACTTGCAATCAAAGTAGGCTGAAATCGAATAACAAACTAAGAATAAAACAAGTTGGGTgcaataaaataacaatagaTAGCAAAACATACTTATAttcttcatataatcatatataaaaataaaaataataatcacaaGGCAAATGTTGGCATCTATATCacaaattaatatttgatttacAAAGCCAAAACATACACACATACAAAATTCCCTGGTTAAGAAACCAACCcaaaaggaaaataattaaaacacttcaGCTACTTTGCTCGCAAGAACACGTTCCCTTCTTTCAATGTAACTAAACGGAAACCATCCTGCTCTCCCTTTGCACTCTCCCTCGGCCCATCCGTTGTTTGTCACCTGTTAAAAACACAACAGTCATATTGGGGTCACAAGAAAATctgaccattttttttaaatatatcctAAGCTACTAGCGTGTGGACCACAACTACTTGAATTGGAAAACTCCAGCTACATCATAAATAGATGATCAAACAAATCGATGATAATGTAATCATGTTCCGACTTCATATTAGGTTTATCAATCTGTCTTAAGCTTAAGCACATCTCCACCATAAGATATAATAGAATAAATGCATTTCACTTGGGTTCTTCGTGCATCGGTTTTGAAacttatattaatttattatcatAAGTGACCTGATGGttgaaaatacaaatcaatAACCCAAACAAGAGGGAGATAAGCCGTTATTGGTTCAAAGAAGAAAACTATAGTTGTACTCAGATCTAGTAGCTACAGACCTTTCGAATGACAATATAATCACCAACTGATAGATTCAGCTCCACTTCAGACACAGCAGAGTATGGGAATAAAACCTGCAAGAAGAGTAAATAAAAGTTACAAAGGTGAAAGCAGCCACCTGTTTAACAATTTGTAATATCTGCATGGCCCTGTGTGTAAGAAAAGATCTCTTAATAACCTCTCCTAAGAAGTAACCCATGCTGTCTGTTGATCCGTTATGTGTCGTCTGTGAAGCATAAACACCATTCACTTCTTCATATGGTGGGGGTGGTGGCATGCTGTTATCCATACTGGGAGTAGGAGGGGCTTCAATACGTTGTCTTTCTGATATCATCTATATTAAATATACATATAGCACATAATCATACATTTATAACTTAAAAATTACCGATATATCAATCAGCATATTTTACTTCTCGAAAACAAAAAGAACAGCAAAATGATAAAACGATTAGTGCTTACCTCCCCCTCAAGCTGATCAAGAATTTGTAGGACTACTTGGTGATAGGAACGCTCTGCTTCAACCTTCATTAGTAGAAATAAAATGCGCGATTAATTAAAAGTTACAATTTGTTATAACTAAGATCCAAGTTTTTATTAAACTGAAGAACTACAGAATCGTAAGAAAAAACTGCAATACCATTGCTATAAGACGTTGAAGGGTTAACCTCTGCTGCTGTGCTTCAACAGCAGCCAATGCTGCAGCTGCTTCCCTCCCCAATATGTTCATGTTTGACTTCAGGTCTTGCAGTTTTGCTTCTGCTGCTTCTAATTTCATAGCAATCTCAGAATTGCCTGGCAATTCTCTTACTTTTGCCTGGCGTTTAGAAACTTCAATAGCCTGTCTAGGTTCAAAGGATAAAGTAATTACAAGTCAATATAGGTAAATACAATTGATGATAAAACATGTACCGAAATACAGGAGAAGACAGAGATTATAAAGAGTCGATGAGAAATTTAAAAGATAAACCCCGTAATACCTGGGCTTCAGCATCCTGTCGCATTCTATCATAACGTTGAGCAAGATGCCGAGCATCCTCTAATGGAGCTCCCACCACCATTGCCCTTAAGGGTTCTGCAACCTATTTAGCATGGAGCACGATTTCAATCAGAGTTATTGGGCTGAGATGGCAATCACACTGCCGTAAATAAACAATCCAAGCCACTACTAAAAATAGAGACATGCTTTTGGCCAAACCAAGCTTTccaaacaaaaatccaaatatgCTGTAAATCCCAGTCATATTCGGCAAAACAGGTAAAACAGTTGGGTTATgactaaaaaaaacacattactTCTACAAGTCAGATTTGAACACCATAACCTGGCATGACGAACTCATACATAACAAgccacaaacacacacacacacaattaACCTGTGTACCAAGAGCTTTTAGTAAGTTTCCACGCTCCTTCTCCATTTGGGCACGGGCTCGTGAATAACTTAGTGCGGCCCTGCACAATGTACCCCCACTGGTACACGTATTTTCTGCACCATATTTCCTACTATCTTCCGACAACTTTGTTCCTATTGaatgaaaaacatataaattcaAGAACAATATTATATGCAAACAAACTGCAATAAACATATACAGAAACTTCATTAACCACCATTACTTACCTATTTCAACTTGCTTGGATCCTGTAACAATATAACCTTCTACTCCACGAACAACGTCCCTTTGATAATGCTGAAAATACAACAGATGCTACTATCAGCCTTGGAGAGAAGGAATAAAATTAATGAATTGAgattaagggtctgtttggattgacttatttgagcttatctactgacataagttttgtgaaACTGTTTGGAAGAAGTTATGCAAATAGCTTATGGCATCGTCCATAAATTGTTTTTAGCTTATATTCATACGTTCTCCAAGATAGTTTATAAAAACATCTTATAGCTTatacgaaaacaatttaactttattttatcctttgttATATAAGTACCTTATACATAAGCGCTAGTGCTATAAGCTGTagataagttgtttatccaaacatggcaCAAATGTAAATAAAGGATCGCCAACAATGAAAACTAACCTTCCCGGCACGTGTTGATATGTAAAGTTTCTCAAGTTTCTGATGTAAGTGAAGCTCTCTCTCATCGGTAACCATGTTATCTGAACCACCATAACCGCCACCTCCAAACTGCTTCAAAACAGCCTAGAATAACAATAATTCAAGATTTCATCAACACACATAGCATTCAAATCTATCAAACAACTAAGACAATaatcagaaaaaataaaataaaatacatgaatTAAAGCTTATAAATCAAGATTAACAGATATTAAACGACGAAATACTTATATATACTAAGCAATTACGCATCTCTCATTGATTTCAATATCAGCTACAAGCTTAAGAGTTAAGATTCAACTTAATctataacatttatttattgatttctGAAATGTAAATGTGAAATTTGATTAGATCCAATAGTAATATGCGGATTCACAATCACAATGTTCTGTAACCGAAAATAAATTCCAATCATGAAAAATTGATAAGAATAACAAAAATTCGACGAAAACAGAAACGAATCGTAGCAAATGAAAACCATAAGAAAGTGAAACGAATTTGAACGAAAGATCTAAAGAAGAATTTGTCTGGTAACGAACGAACCTGTTGTTGGCGAGCGACTTGTTCTCGAAGCTTCGAAGCTTGTTTTCTGATAGCGTCCATTTGAATGAATTGAATCTGAATCTGTTGAAGAGTGAAAGTTTTTCAGTTATGCATCACCGATTCAAGAAAAATGAGTATATCGAAATTGAATTTGTTTATTCATTGGGATTTGGATCCTTCTTCGTTAAGCTTGTTTGTTTCGAAAATGTTTTATGTTATTCGAGAGAATTATAATTATcacttttaaaaattaaaaaagcaaGGACTATTTTAGTTACCAGCGCTCAAAGTTTAGCACTCGCAGAAGAAGAAATTGTTGGATGATTCAACGGACGATTTTCTTGCAGTGTTAACATGTTAGCACGTTTGTTTCAAAtggaaaagaaggaaaatgattgaaaaaaaatgaaaatgtattattttttttatttggaaaaagGTAAGAAAAAAGTCGTAGAGAAGGGAAAAAGTGACATAATCAAGaaaattaacttctttttttaaaaataaatttacacaTTTACTTTTGATTGCTTAAAAATAACGAGTTTGCTTTCGTAAGTATAATTCAGTTGATAATtaccacaaatattatttacaaCGTTAAGAAACtcagtttttttaatttcttcatgtgattgattctgaccactaaactacttaataacaaaacaatttaaaatgagTGTTTGATTTTGCAATGAAACAAATTCAATGTGAAAtagtttatatttaaatactttCACCGCTAAAGAGAATTGagtagtaattaaaaaaaaagtaaattgaataataattttaaatgtacAAATAACGTGAAGTTGGTTCCAATTTTGGAGGAGCAAATTTTAACTTTgattctataattgattttgaactCAAATTATTGTTTAAGTCACTTTAACATGAAAGCAACCAAACATAAATAACTCTACATTCAACttacttttaactaaaatcaattcattcaaaataattttttatcaccGTAAAACCAAAACATAAGTTAAGATTAATTCTAGAGGCAAAAATAATTATAGTACTTGACAAGTTCAAAACATATCAAAGTCAACTCTAAATCTCTAGAATCAATCAATTTTGCCCAATCcaaaattgaaaccaaacaaCACTCAGTTAGCTTGGAAACCGGAGACGTTTGTTGGCATTGGCCAACCCTCTTTTGTAGCTTTCGAGTATATATAATCGTAAGCTTTAATTTTAACTCGAAACTATTCTAACCAAAATCCTTGCACTTTACGCAAATACTATTTTAATGTAGCTTAGTCACAAGTCGTTAACTTCAATGCTTTTTGAAGCTGCAACTTGCTGGCAAAACGCTAATGTAATTTTTCTTGATTATGTCACCCAATGGAAAAAGAACTGGGAAAGGTTGAGAACATATAAAGTAAATCAAAAAACTGGTACATATAGTTGAAACAGTCTCATTCATAACAAATTTAATTCAACAATCTCATTCATAACAAATTTAATTCAACAGAAATCTCAGTTTAAACATTAAACCCAGCTATTGCTTCACATATTCTCTGATAAACTCTTGTAGCTGAGATATCTCCCCAGTTAAACCAGAAGCATCTGCAGTTGTAACTTTGTTAGAGCACTGAGTAAAGGAAAATGGCTCGCCAGGTACTCCCAAAGTGAACTCGTTTGTAACGTCAGCTTCTGAAACTGCACTTCTTGATGACCGTAACTTGTCGCTGAAAAAAGTTAATGAGTCAATAGTAGTTCTGACAGATGAAAATAAACTGGATAATATCCACTTTCTTGATATAAAACCAAATGAATCATTTCATTGGGtgtaaagataaataaatgtgGAAGATTCGAGtagttaaaagaaaatataatgcATTTCTTCAATATAGACGAATCAACAGTAACAACATTGATATATGAATGTGCATCTGTCGCACAAACACACATTCAGAAGGGGTGGGGAAGCACATCATCTATCAACTACGATAATACAATTAAATGATAGAGTAGTTGCTGAATAATCAAATGAGTAAAGGCAGACAAAGTTAAGGACTTGAAGCCATACATTTCCTTCTCGATCTGTCTGCGGATAAATTCTTTGGTGTGAGCAGTAACTTTGTCTGTTTTGTTGCACAGAATAAGCAGAGGAATCTTCTTCCTCACAACACTTCCCTTAGTCAATAGATCATATAGGTACCTtaaatcataaaacaaaatgTCAGCGTTTGAAATTACTAATATTCCTTCTTCTGCAGGAACATGAGAAATGGTTActttaatttattgaattttataatgttttagtATCGCGAGAGTATTTTAACACAACTCACCATGGCGTACagtaaatattaacaaaaaatgtTACATTATAAAAAGAATGTAATCTAGCAACTGAGTGGAGAAGGGAATTACTCTGAGGCAGCACGGCAATTTGGTAAGAAGTCCAAAGCATCAACCACAAAGACTATGCCAGCTGCTTGAGGCAAGAACTCATCCAGTTTGGGTCGAAGACGAGAATGCCCAGGTACATCAACAATATGAACAGGTTTTATCTTGCCCTTCTGTCAAAACCAAAGAAACGTAAGATAATATTTGGTCGGTCATTGTATGTCTGACTCGACAACTATTAAATAAACATGAGGATATAGGGATACAcataatttcatcaaattttaaCAACCCAAAAGCATTCTTCAACTAACAATAAAAGACAAGCATATTCAATTTGTAGAGATGAGAAGCAAAATATCTGCATGCCCAAACAAATGTTCAAACTTATACACTCAAGCCAGTATTTGAGTGGAGGAGGCTAACATTACCTTTGCTGTTTCACCGTGAAGAATAAAAGTGCCTTCATTAGGTTCCATTGATGTAACAGTACCCTGGTGAGTAGAACCATCCCTAAGCTGACGCATGCATAGAAAGTGTGTCAAGAAAGAACATTATGTTAGTGCGTAATTTgaatagaaagaaaattaatagtaataataatattaccCATGTTTCTGATTATATCCCATCATGTAATATCACCTGCTAATGTAAAAACATACTTTCAGTTTATGATCAACCACCTAACCCTGACTCTTCTTTTCCCTCACATACAACTATACAAGCAATATTTGGTTTTAAACTGTTACAATTGTATGTCGCTATTTTACTACAAACTAGGCTATGCAGTTCAAAATCCTGTAACAATAACTGAGTTGCTCATCTAGATTAGACCTAAAGAAATCAATTCATTTCATGTTTTCAGATTACCTAAAACAAAGGATTCTCAAAACCCCTACACAACCCCACCATCATAATATTTGGATCCTTTTGAACAACCCCTTCAAACAAAAGGATGATGCAATTACATAATAGACTCCAAGAAAGAAGGGTTGTTTATATCTTTTAAACACTCACGCCAAACCCCAAATCTTAGTCCCAGCTTAAGACCAAAATTGCCAAAGACCTAAAACAGAAAACAGTATCCTACATAGCGTttctgttgaaatttggggcctaactcatccttacaaaaccggcttgcaaggtgaggagtgcctcctctttataaactttta harbors:
- the LOC11446550 gene encoding signal recognition particle receptor subunit beta yields the protein MQHELEQWKEQFSHLWNVANDYLRDVPPNQLYAAAAIAIFTTLLLLFLRVLKRTKSNTIVLTGLSGSGKTVLFYQLRDGSTHQGTVTSMEPNEGTFILHGETAKKGKIKPVHIVDVPGHSRLRPKLDEFLPQAAGIVFVVDALDFLPNCRAASEYLYDLLTKGSVVRKKIPLLILCNKTDKVTAHTKEFIRRQIEKEIDKLRSSRSAVSEADVTNEFTLGVPGEPFSFTQCSNKVTTADASGLTGEISQLQEFIREYVKQ
- the LOC11441556 gene encoding squalene synthase 2, with the translated sequence MGSIKAILKNPDDFFPLLKLKIAARNAEKQIPPEPHWGFCYSMLHKVSRSFGLVIQQLGPELRDAVCIFYLVLRALDTVEDDTSIETDVKVPILIDFHRHIYDNDWHFGCGTKEYKVLMDQFHHVSKAFLELGKNYQDAIEDITKRMGAGMAKFICKEVETVDDYDEYCHYVAGLVGLGLSKLFYASGKEDLATDKLSNSMGLFLQKTNIIRDYLEDINEIPKSRMFWPRQIWSKYVSKLEDLKYEENSVKAVQCLNDMVTNALLHADDCLQYMSALRDSSNFRFCAIPQVMAIGTLAMCYNNIGVFRGVVKMRRGLTAKVIDRTKTMADVYGAFFDFASVLESKVDKNDPNATKTSSRLEAIQKTCRESGLLTKRKSYVLRNESGYGSTMILLLVILFSIIFAYLSANRHNN
- the LOC11441557 gene encoding SH3 domain-containing protein 2, which gives rise to MDAIRKQASKLREQVARQQQAVLKQFGGGGYGGSDNMVTDERELHLHQKLEKLYISTRAGKHYQRDVVRGVEGYIVTGSKQVEIGTKLSEDSRKYGAENTCTSGGTLCRAALSYSRARAQMEKERGNLLKALGTQVAEPLRAMVVGAPLEDARHLAQRYDRMRQDAEAQAIEVSKRQAKVRELPGNSEIAMKLEAAEAKLQDLKSNMNILGREAAAALAAVEAQQQRLTLQRLIAMVEAERSYHQVVLQILDQLEGEMISERQRIEAPPTPSMDNSMPPPPPYEEVNGVYASQTTHNGSTDSMGYFLGEVLFPYSAVSEVELNLSVGDYIVIRKVTNNGWAEGECKGRAGWFPFSYIERRERVLASKVAEVF